ATTGCTGCAGTTCCATTATTGTGACATAAAGCATATTTCATTCCATAAAGTTCAGCATATTGCTTTTCAAATTCTTTTGTTAATTCGGTTTTTGACATTGCTCCTTTCTTCAAAACATCAAGGACTTTCTCTTCCATCTCTTTTGTTATAATTGGCCATTTACAAAATTTACTATAATCTGAGTTTATTGCTTTTTCTCCACCAAAAATTGCAAGTTTCATTTATCCCTCCAGTTTTAAAAGTTTTATAGCATTTTCTCTTGCTATTTTATTGAAAACAGTTTCGTTTATTTTCTTCTCTTCTTTTAACTTTAAAAGTAAATCAACGAGGGGAGTAGGTGTTTCAGGTGCACATATATCTGTTCCAAATAGTAATCTATCCTGAAATTCATTCAGAAAATCAACTGCATAGTTTAAATCTCTTGCAAGTGCATTATAACCACTACCTGCAGAAAGGTCTCCATATAAATTTTTATATTTTCTCATAAGTTTTGGCACAACCCCTTCTTTTTTTACAGGATAATCCGGATAGCCGTACCTATCATATGGTTTTTCAAGTTCAGCAATTTCAGCCCAGAATGGCTGGGAATGTCCAATAAAAATCAAATCCGGAAATCTGTTTAAACAGTATTCAAGGCCGGGGAGTCCAGGTTCATCATATATTCCATAGAAATTTCCAAGTTGTGGAGATATGTGGAATGTTAAAGAAAAACCAACCTTTTCTACACATTTAAAAAAATTTAAAAATAATGGATTGGTAAAAGGTAAGTTTGCAGTAACTTCACCTATTCCTTTACATCCGAGTTCTTTATAAATATAAAGAAGTTCATCTATTGGAGATAAAGGTGAATTCTCTACTGCTCTCGGGTCAACATTACAGAAAGGTATAAATCTATCAGGATACATTTTATAAATTTCAAGCATTTCATGGGTTGAACCTGGCTGTATAGAGCATTCAGGACTAACTCCTGGAAGTAGAACTCCTTTTTCTATTCCAAGTTTTTCATATCTTTCAATTAAGTTTTCTGGTGATATATAATAATATTTACCTTTCCACATAATCGGGTTTTTCCTTGAATGAACATGAATATCTATAAACATTTTTATTTTCCTATTTTTATTTTTGTTTCCGGTTTATTTATCAATTTTGAACCTGAATCTATATCTATATATAAAGAAACATCCTTATGTAATCTTAAAAAGGAAGCAGGAACTTTATTTGATATTTCACCTTCAAGAGTCAATTTTACAGCATCACCTTTCTGTTTACCAGGAACCATACAGAAGATTTTATCTGCAAGCAAAATTGCAGAAACTGTCATTGTTAAAGCATTCCTTGGGACTTCGTCTAAACTCTTATACCTTGCTTCTGGATTTGGATGAGTTTTATAATCCTCATACTGCTGCTTCACAGAAATATCATCAATTCTTATTTTTGTTATTATCTC
This region of bacterium genomic DNA includes:
- a CDS encoding DegT/DnrJ/EryC1/StrS family aminotransferase, producing the protein MKLAIFGGEKAINSDYSKFCKWPIITKEMEEKVLDVLKKGAMSKTELTKEFEKQYAELYGMKYALCHNNGTAA
- a CDS encoding amidohydrolase family protein, which gives rise to MFIDIHVHSRKNPIMWKGKYYYISPENLIERYEKLGIEKGVLLPGVSPECSIQPGSTHEMLEIYKMYPDRFIPFCNVDPRAVENSPLSPIDELLYIYKELGCKGIGEVTANLPFTNPLFLNFFKCVEKVGFSLTFHISPQLGNFYGIYDEPGLPGLEYCLNRFPDLIFIGHSQPFWAEIAELEKPYDRYGYPDYPVKKEGVVPKLMRKYKNLYGDLSAGSGYNALARDLNYAVDFLNEFQDRLLFGTDICAPETPTPLVDLLLKLKEEKKINETVFNKIARENAIKLLKLEG